Proteins from one Ananas comosus cultivar F153 unplaced genomic scaffold, ASM154086v1, whole genome shotgun sequence genomic window:
- the LOC109704970 gene encoding RNA polymerase I-specific transcription initiation factor RRN3-like produces MGAELMSNDMAEDGYISDSEAFDSVVQVLDAVRMAPSLVVQSDRDQYDALLSIVDPGKKMDSDKEALLVTALKALTGAVSKIDIIFHGSLLSNIFAMRIWNYGVDARNALLELITSLAAVPDKFLDGCLHMLVSNFLPPERLLEFESHPRFVVKKKEIHKQLHMALHYITDLVPLAPMKLKEVIDRSMPRCNDAKAKIVVFVECMLGVQTDDIGEFLGNLLMAKVVDLLTDLDVNITWEDILQEEQNKGIFDMELEDLEEDVDKDGKDGRKPLEDNNRAFKGNAFAEKLDGLMVVVCEHLKSRADDGRLFQEFGMLMDIFKRSVLKLHKSKFAQFIMFYACSLDPDDCGVKFADILTDVFVDKCEDPTSRMSAVSYLASYLARAKFISPPVVMRILKRLVDWCFDYCRFQNVQEKIINPKFHQVFYAGCQAMMYILCFRMRSIMDYPDLRSLLFHMPLGFVLSHALDPLKVCLPSIVQEFLRQAKAARLFNASVPSIYENSLESELSKAFGGTERLDMFFPFDPYLLKDSDRFVRPNFEFWSMVKTTYSNCNSEEDDEEFDDLDAPDFAENIGSYEDNNIGFESEDEDDLGYSMNKMSITPKPAFQFPMATDFQIPSRMPARIRPSVSPTW; encoded by the exons AAGAAGATGGATTCCGACAAGGAGGCTTTGCTTGTG ACAGCTCTAAAGGCACTTACAGGGGCTGTATCAAAAATCGACATCATCTTCCACGGATCACTTTTGAGCAAT ATATTTGCCATGCGCATTTGGAACTATGGGGTCGATGCAAGGAATGCTTTATTGGAATTAATCACTTCCTTG GCTGCTGTACCTGACAAATTTTTGGATGGTTGTTTGCACATGCTAGTTAGCAACTTCCTCCCACCTGAAAGGTTACTGGAATTTGAAAGCCATCCACGCTTCgtagtaaaaaagaaagaaattcatAAACAATTGCACATGGCTTTGCATTATATAACTGATTTGGTTCCTCTTGCTCCAATGAAGTTGAAGGAAGTAATTGATAGGAGTATGCCGAGGTGTAATGATGCTAAAGCT AAAATTGTAGTATTTGTAGAGTGCATGTTAGGTGTACAAACTGACGACATTGGGGAGTTTCTGGGAAACCTATTGATGGCGAAGGTGGTGGATCTACTGACAGACCTAGAT GTAAATATAACGTGGGAAGACATTCTACAGGAAGAACAGAACAAAGGCATATTTGACATGGAGCTGGAAGATTTAGAGGAAGATGTAGATAAAGATGGAAAAGATGGAAGAAAG CCTCTCGAAGATAATAACAGAGCTTTTAAGGGTAATGCTTTTGCTGAAAAGCTGGATGGCCTGATGGTGGTTGTGTGTGAGCATCTCAAATCACGTGCAGATGATGGCCGTTTGTTTCAG GAATTTGGCATGCTTATGGACATCTTTAAGAGATCCGTACTAAAGCTTCACAAATCCAAGTTTGCTCAG TTTATCATGTTCTATGCTTGTTCATTGGATCCTGATGACTGTGGTGTGAAGTTTGCTGACATTCTTACTGATGTTTTTGTTGATAAATGTGAGGATCCAACTTCAAG AATGAGCGCTGTGTCATATCTTGCAAGTTATCTAGCCCGGGCAAAATTTATTTCCCCTCCCGTCGTCATGAGAATACTCAAAAG ATTAGTGGACTGGTGTTTTGACTACTGCCGGTTTCAAAACGTCCAGGAGAAAATAATTAACCCCAAATTTCATCAAGTCTTCTACGCTGGTTGTCAG GCAATGATGTACATCCTCTGTTTCCGCATGAGATCAATAATGGACTATCCCGACCTCAGATCTCTACTCTTCCACATGCCTCTGGGATTTGTCTTGTCTCACGCCTTGGATCCTCTCAAG GTCTGTTTACCTTCTATAGTCCAAGAGTTCCTTCGACAGGCGAAGGCTGCTCGATTATTCAATGCCTCAGTGCCCTCGATTTATGAAAACTCACTTGAGTCTGAATTGTCAAAGGCATTTGGAGGAACAGAGAGATTGGATATGTTCTTCCCCTTTGATCCATATCTATTAAAAGATTCTGACAG GTTCGTGCGGCCGAATTTTGAGTTCTGGTCCATGGTCAAGACGACATACAGCAACTGCAACAGTGAAGAAGATGACGAGGAATTCGACGACCTCGACGCCCCCGACTTTGCCGAAAACATCGGGAGCTATGAGGATAACAATATTGGATTCGAAAgcgaagatgaagatgatttaggATACTCGATGAACAAGATGTCGATAACTCCGAAGCCCGCCTTCCAGTTCCCAATGGCCACCGATTTCCAAATTCCCTCTCGAATGCCTGCCAGGATTAGACCCTCCGTTAGTCCGACATGGTAA